A section of the Delphinus delphis chromosome 1, mDelDel1.2, whole genome shotgun sequence genome encodes:
- the STYXL2 gene encoding serine/threonine/tyrosine-interacting-like protein 2 produces MATSGDPEEEQVVPSEEDEANMRAVQARYLRSPSPSQYSMVSDAETESIFMEPIHLSSAVAAKQIINEELKPRGVKAETKGPGMLESAEQLLVEDLYNRVREKMDDTSLYNTPCILDLQRALAQDRQEAPWNEVDEVWPNVFIAEKSMAVNKGRLKRLGITHILNAAHGTGVYTGPEFYTGLEIQYLGVEVDDFPEVNISQHFRKAAEFLDEALLTYRGKVLVSSEMGISRSAVLVVAYLMIFHNMTILEALMTVRKKRAIYPNDGFLKQLRELNEKLMEEREEDFGREGGEEEAEEGEDAGSTVGARVHALTVEEEDDATSHLSSSSLGEASRASKPLTLIDEEEEEKLYEAWKKGQGLPTGKVPQGGDDRRSASSGQSEQEPENEDVERIVREWQSRNERYQAEGHRKWSREEEEEEEGDDGSFVSRRRRHVTSESSTSDSVSSHDIRVLKQQLEMSLNRGGRRRSDSVSTESTWDTWNQRLLEIEKEASRRYHSRSKREEGDASPEVGSGAREDDEESVSSEASSFYNFCHRNKDKLTALERWKIKRIQFGFHKKDSEAGDGSSEQRAEEAEGEKKNLSDVNLSAYQAWKLKHQKVGSENKEEVLELSKGEDSALAKKRQRRLELLERSRQTLEESQSMGSWEADSSAASGSIPLSAFWSAAPSVSAGGDTGSVLSAQSHSSHPCQALSNAGGCSASASTTPLPNLPVGPGDTISIASIQNWIVNVVSETLTQKQNEGLLLSRSPSVASMKVAPAASCLGDDQVSMLSGQSNSSLGGCLLPQSQARPSSDTQSMLSTHITRSSRAEGTGSKVRGTSKPICSLFADSVDLKELGRKEKEMQTELREKMSEYKMEKLASDNKRSSLFKKKKVKEDEDDDVGDRDEDTDSAIGSFRYSSRSDSQKPETDTSSSLAVSDSYGSGSRAGKEMESSINKWLSGLRTEEKSPPQSDWSGTSRGKCTRSSLLRETESKSSSYKFSKSRSEEQDTSSYHEANGNSIRSTSRFSASSTREGREMHTFSRSMFSETSSSREESPEPYFFRRTPEPSEGDESPEPRRPNWARPRDWEDVEESSKSDFSEFGAKRKFTQSFMRSEEEGEKERTEKREEGRFASGRRSQYRRSTDREEEEEMDDEAIIAAWRRRQEETRTKLQRRRED; encoded by the exons GTACTCAATGGTCTCAGATgcagaaacagaaagcattttCATGGAGCCCATTCACCTCTCCTCAGCTGTTGCAGCTAAACAGATCATCAATGAAG AACTCAAGCCGCGGGGGGTCAAAGCTGAGACAAAGGGTCCAGGCATGCTGGAGTCTGCCGAGCAGCTGCTTGTGGAGGACCTGTACAACCGTGTCAGGGAAAAGATGGATGACACCAGCCTGTACAACACTCCCTGCATCCTGGACCTACAGCGGGCCTTGGCCCAAGACCGCCAAGAGGCTCCCTGGAATGAGGTGGATGAGGTCTGGCCCAACGTCTTTATAGCCGAGAA GAGCATGGCTGTGAACAAGGGGAGGCTGAAGAGGCTGGGAATCACCCACATCCTGAATGCTGCTCATGGCACCGGCGTCTACACTGGGCCTGAATTCTACACTGGCCTGGAGATCCAGTACCTGGGTGTGGAGGTCGATGACTTCCCTGAGGTGAACATCTCGCAGCATTTCCGGAAGGCAGCCGAGTTCCTGGATGAAGCCCTGCTGACCTATAGAG GGAAAGTCCTGGTCAGCAGTGAAATGGGCATCAGCCGCTCAGCAGTGCTGGTGGTCGCCTACCTGATGATCTTCCACAATATGACCATCCTGGAGGCCTTGATGACTGTGCGCAAGAAGCGGGCCATCTACCCCAACGACGGCTTCCTGAAGCAGCTCCGGGAGCTCAACGAGAAGCtgatggaggagagagaagaggacttcggcagggagggtggagaagaggaggcggaggagggcGAGGACGCAGGGAGCACGGTTGGGGCCAGAGTGCACGCCCTCACCGTGGAAGAGGAGGATGACGCCACCAGTCACCTGAGTAGCTCCTCCTTGGGGGAGGCCAGCCGAGCCTCCAAGCCCCTCACCCTCATcgatgaagaagaggaggagaaactcTACGAGGCGTGGAAGAAGGGGCAGGGTCTCCCCACAGGCAAGGTCCCCCAGGGCGGGGACGACAGGCGCTCAGCCTCCTCCGGCCAGAGTGAGCAGGAGCCCGAgaatgaggatgtggagagaatcGTCAGGGAGTGGCAGAGCCGAAATGAGAGGTACCAGGCAGAGGGGCACCGGAAGTGGAgtagggaggaggaagaggaggaggagggtgacGACGGCTCCTTTGTGAGCAGAAGACGGAGGCACGTGACGAGTGAGAGCAGCACCTCCGACAGTGTGAGCAGCCACGACATCCGGGTCCTGAAGCAGCAGCTGGAGATGAGCCTGAACCGAGGCGGGAGACGCCGCTCTGACTCGGTGTCCACGGAGAGCACCTGGGACACGTGGAACCAGAGGCTACTGGAGATTGAGAAGGAGGCTTCGCGGAGGTACCACTCCAGGagcaagagagaggaaggagacgCCAGCCCGGAGGTGGGGAGCGGGGCGCGGGAGGATGACGAGGAGAGTGTGTCCTCTGAGGCCAGCTCCTTCTATAACTTCTGCCACAGGAACAAGGACAAGCTCACTGCCCTGGAAAGGTGGAAGATCAAGAGAATCCAATTTGGATTTCACAAGAAAGACTCGGAGGCAGGAGACGGCAGCAGTGAGCAACGTGCAGAGGAGGCCGAGGGGGAGAAGAAGAACCTCTCTGACGTCAACCTATCCGCCTACCAGGCCTGGAAGCTGAAGCACCAGAAGGTGGGCAGTGAGAACAAGGAGGAGGTGCTGGAGCTCAGCAAGGGAGAAGACTCGGCCTTGGCCAAGAAGAGGCAACGGAGGCTGGAGCTGCTGGAGAGGAGCAGGCAGACACTGGAGGAGAGCCAGTCCATGGGAAGCTGGGAGGCAGATAGCTCGGCTGCCAGCGGAAGCATCCCCCTGTCTGCATTCTGGTCCGCAGCCCCCTCAGTCAGTGCTGGTGGGGACACAGGGTCGGTGCTCAGTGCCCAAAGCCACAGCTCCCATCCCTGTCAGGCCCTAAGCAATGCAGGGGGATGCTCGGCCTCCGCCTCCACCACACCTCTACCTAACCTGCCAGTGGGGCCCGGAGACACCATTTCCATTGCCAGCATTCAGAACTGGATTGTCAACGTAGTCAGCGAAACTCTCACCCAGAAGCAAAATGAAGGGCTGCTGTTGTCCCGCTCACCATCTGTTGCAAGCATGAAGGTGGCACCAGCAGCCAGCTGCCTGGGGGATGACCAAGTCTCCATGCTTAGTGGCCAGAGCAACTCCTCCCTGGGCGGCTGCCTGCTCCCTCAAAGCCAGGCAAGACCCAGCTCCGACACGCAGTCCATGCTGTCCACCCACATCACACGGAGCTCAAGAGCTGAAGGTACTGGGAGCAAAGTGAGGGGGACCAGCAAGCCCATCTGTAGCCTCTTTGCTGACAGTGTTGACCTAAAGGAGCTTGGCCGGAAGGAGAAGGAGATGCAAACAGAGCTGAGGGAGAAGATGTCTGAGTACAAAATGGAGAAGCTGGCCTCTGACAACAAACGCAGCTCTCTTTTCAAGAAGAAGAAGGTCAAGGAAGATGAGGATGATGACGTGGGTGATAGGGATGAGGACACTGACAGTGCCATAGGGAGCTTCCGGTATTCTTCCCGCAGTGATTCCCAGAAACCCGAAACAGACACCTCCTCCTCCCTGGCTGTCTCTGATAGTTATGGAAGTGGCAGCAGAGCTGGAAAAGAGATGGAGAGCAGTATTAATAAGTGGCTCAGTGGCCTCAGGACAGAGGAAAAGTCTCCTCCCCAAAGTGATTGGTCTGGAACCTCCAGGGGGAAGTGCACCAGATCTTCCCTGCTCCGGGAGACGGAGTCTAAGTCCTCCAGTTACAAGTTCTCCAAATCCCGGTCAGAGGAGCAAGACACCTCCTCCTACCATGAGGCCAATGGCAACTCCATAAGAAGCACTTCACGGTTCTCTGCTTCCTCCACCAGGGAGGGCAGAGAGATGCACACGTTCTCCAGGTCCATGTTCAGTGAGACCTCAAGCTCCCGAGAGGAAAGCCCAGAGCCCTACTTTTTCCGCCGGACCCCTGAGCCCTCTGAAGGGGATGAGTCCCCAGAACCACGGCGTCCGAATTGGGCCAGACCCAGGGACTGGGAAGATGTGGAAGAGTCATCCAAGTCAGATTTTTCTGAATTTGGAGCCAAGAGGAAATTCACCCAGAGCTTCATGAGGtctgaagaggagggagagaaggagaggacggaaaagagagaggaagggaggtttGCTTCAGGGCGGCGGTCCCAGTATCGGAGAAGCACTgacagggaggaggaggaagaaatggaCGATGAAGCCATCATTGCTGCCTGGAGACGCCGGCAAGAAGAAACCAGGACTAAGctgcagagaaggagggaggattAA